In the Bradyrhizobium guangzhouense genome, one interval contains:
- a CDS encoding YdcH family protein, whose protein sequence is MTIQAHLVELERKHKTLENELHEALVHLSTDDLQIVELKRRKLMVKDQIERLKQTGDTLH, encoded by the coding sequence ATGACAATTCAGGCACATCTGGTTGAATTGGAACGGAAGCACAAAACTCTCGAAAACGAATTGCACGAAGCTCTCGTGCACCTTTCAACAGACGACCTGCAAATTGTTGAGTTGAAGCGCCGCAAGTTGATGGTCAAGGACCAGATTGAACGACTGAAGCAGACCGGCGACACGCTTCACTAG
- a CDS encoding sensor domain-containing protein: MAEKNWQEGSMLPIAVQALACLTSAVAPSRAYADSVISPIQLGDFGPNLVWEALIGGVVVCAFLAAIALWIHSALRKSKRSQLRRNAFISSAMNNLNQGVVMTDAQRRVIFCNDRYLEIYGLARSDLWTGMTGYDILGLRRKRGVLGVSDDEFYEKAASPNGLITELPDGRSILVKYFVLPNGGSVATHLDVSEQRALSRQLASTKQFLETVLDNVPACVAAKNIEDGRYIFANRAYEHFWGFSRDQVVGKNARELFGPKSADSIEATDRAALLAPEGQYRNEFEVEVEQARRMVASIRIVVRNESNKPQFLLVVFEDITDRQSLSMELESTKKFLELVVDNIPVALIVEQVKDGRYLLANRSAETILNRRREEATGLTASDIFNAKEAKLIIARDEAAIKKRGMITEEHPISTKDGLRLFLTRRATVLNDAGEPQYLIKTHEDVTNRRQTESRMAHMAYHDGLTDLPNRAAFLQALTQMIEACEGTDEEFAVLCVDLDGLKEVNDVFGHALGDKLLIEVAQRLQDTARGGLVARLSGDEFGLIIDGKQPDAGLALAQQLGEALAPEFQIDGRAVRAGITTGMSVFPHNGPDGASLLANAGAALFRAKQKSCGTISLYQPEMDQQIRDRRVLHQDLSKAIKNGELSLAFQPQGIARNSVAESEIIGFEALARWQHPVRGQVSPAEFIPIAEESGLIVEMGEWILREVCREAASWPKPMQVAVNLSPAQFMHGDVVGLVHSILIETGLSPGRLELEITEGVLIEDFDRGLALLRRLKALGVRISMDDFGSGYSSLSYLQAFPFDKIKIDRAFIMNLGRNPQSAAIVRAVIDLGHGLEMSIIAEGVETIDQLAFLAKEGCDGVQGYLLGKPMPIGKYADLVGRSEAMELALKTG; encoded by the coding sequence ATGGCTGAGAAGAACTGGCAGGAAGGCAGCATGCTTCCGATTGCTGTGCAGGCGCTCGCGTGCCTGACCAGCGCGGTCGCGCCTTCGCGTGCCTATGCCGACAGCGTCATTTCGCCGATCCAGCTTGGCGATTTCGGGCCCAATCTGGTCTGGGAAGCCCTGATCGGGGGCGTCGTGGTCTGCGCGTTCCTGGCCGCGATCGCGCTGTGGATCCATTCCGCGCTGCGCAAGAGCAAGCGTTCGCAGCTGCGGCGCAACGCCTTCATCTCCTCCGCCATGAACAATCTCAACCAGGGCGTGGTGATGACGGACGCGCAGCGGCGCGTCATCTTCTGCAACGACCGCTATCTCGAGATCTACGGCCTGGCGCGCTCGGATCTGTGGACCGGCATGACCGGCTACGACATCCTCGGATTGCGGCGCAAGCGCGGGGTCCTCGGTGTCTCTGACGACGAGTTCTACGAGAAGGCGGCGAGCCCCAACGGCCTGATCACCGAACTGCCCGATGGCCGCTCCATCCTGGTCAAATACTTCGTGCTGCCCAACGGCGGCTCGGTGGCGACCCATCTCGACGTCAGCGAGCAGCGCGCACTGTCGCGGCAGCTCGCCTCCACCAAGCAGTTCCTGGAAACGGTGCTGGACAACGTTCCGGCTTGCGTCGCCGCAAAGAACATCGAGGACGGCCGTTATATCTTCGCCAATCGCGCCTATGAGCACTTCTGGGGCTTTTCGCGCGACCAGGTGGTTGGCAAGAACGCGCGCGAGCTGTTCGGCCCGAAATCGGCTGATAGCATCGAGGCGACCGACCGGGCCGCATTGCTGGCGCCGGAAGGACAATATCGCAACGAATTCGAGGTCGAGGTCGAGCAGGCCCGGCGCATGGTGGCCTCGATCCGGATCGTGGTCCGCAACGAGAGCAACAAGCCGCAATTCCTGCTGGTCGTGTTCGAGGACATCACCGATCGGCAATCGCTGTCGATGGAGCTCGAGAGCACCAAGAAGTTCCTCGAGCTCGTCGTCGATAACATCCCCGTGGCGCTGATCGTGGAGCAGGTCAAGGACGGCCGCTACCTGCTCGCCAACCGCAGCGCCGAGACGATCCTCAACCGCCGGCGCGAGGAAGCCACCGGCCTGACCGCCTCCGACATCTTCAATGCCAAGGAAGCCAAGCTGATCATCGCGCGCGACGAGGCCGCGATCAAGAAACGCGGGATGATCACCGAGGAGCATCCGATCTCCACCAAGGACGGCCTGCGCCTGTTCCTGACCCGGCGTGCCACCGTGCTCAACGATGCCGGTGAGCCGCAATATCTGATCAAGACCCACGAGGACGTCACCAACCGCCGGCAGACCGAGTCGCGGATGGCGCACATGGCCTATCACGACGGCCTCACCGATTTGCCGAACCGCGCGGCCTTCCTTCAGGCGCTGACCCAGATGATCGAAGCCTGCGAAGGGACCGACGAGGAATTCGCGGTCCTTTGCGTCGATCTCGACGGCCTCAAGGAAGTCAACGACGTGTTCGGCCATGCGCTTGGCGACAAGCTGCTGATCGAGGTGGCCCAGCGGCTCCAGGACACCGCGCGAGGCGGTCTGGTGGCGCGCCTGTCTGGCGACGAATTCGGGCTGATCATCGACGGCAAGCAGCCCGACGCGGGCCTCGCGCTGGCGCAGCAGCTCGGCGAGGCGCTCGCGCCGGAATTCCAGATCGACGGCCGCGCGGTCCGCGCCGGTATCACCACCGGCATGTCGGTCTTCCCGCACAATGGCCCCGACGGTGCCTCGCTGCTCGCCAATGCCGGCGCGGCCCTGTTCCGCGCCAAGCAGAAGTCGTGCGGCACGATCAGCCTCTACCAGCCCGAGATGGACCAGCAGATCCGCGACCGCCGCGTGCTGCACCAGGACCTGTCGAAGGCGATCAAGAATGGCGAGCTTTCGCTTGCGTTCCAGCCGCAGGGCATCGCGCGCAACAGCGTCGCCGAGAGCGAGATCATCGGCTTCGAGGCACTGGCGCGCTGGCAGCATCCTGTCCGCGGCCAGGTCTCGCCGGCCGAATTCATCCCGATCGCGGAAGAAAGCGGCCTGATCGTCGAGATGGGCGAATGGATCCTGCGCGAAGTCTGCCGCGAGGCGGCCTCGTGGCCGAAGCCAATGCAGGTCGCGGTCAATCTGTCGCCGGCGCAGTTCATGCACGGTGACGTGGTTGGTCTCGTCCATTCGATCCTGATCGAGACGGGGCTTTCGCCCGGCCGGCTCGAGCTGGAAATCACCGAAGGCGTGTTGATCGAGGATTTCGATCGCGGCCTGGCGCTGCTACGCCGCCTGAAGGCGCTGGGCGTGCGCATCTCCATGGACGATTTCGGCAGCGGCTATTCCTCGCTGAGCTATCTCCAGGCCTTCCCGTTCGACAAGATCAAGATCGATCGCGCCTTCATCATGAATCTCGGCCGCAACCCGCAATCGGCGGCGATCGTTCGCGCCGTGATCGATCTCGGCCACGGCCTGGAAATGTCCATCATCGCCGAGGGCGTCGAGACGATCGACCAGCTCGCTTTCCTCGCCAAGGAGGGCTGCGACGGCGTGCAGGGCTACCTGCTCGGCAAGCCGATGCCGATCGGAAAATATGCCGACCTCGTCGGCCGCAGCGAGGCCATGGAGCTTGCGCTCAAGACCGGCTAA
- a CDS encoding ABC transporter permease yields the protein MRKFSRLSRFNIASLVLGLAFLYLPILILVIYSFNASRLVTVWGGWSLRWYHEFFADRAMIEASWMSLRVAVASASIATLIGTLAAVALSRGEHFRGRTLFSGMLYAPLVMPEVITGLSLLLLFVALNVERGFWTVTIAHTTLTMCFVAVVVQSRLGSLDRSLEEAAMDLGCAPVRAFLSVTLPLIAPAIVAGWMLAFTLSLDDLVIASFTTGPGSATLPIRIYSEVRLGVKPEINAICTLVIALIAIVIVIASLASKLSSSQGESAAPL from the coding sequence ATGCGCAAATTCTCTCGCCTGTCCCGCTTCAATATCGCTTCGCTCGTGCTGGGGCTGGCCTTCCTCTATCTGCCGATCCTCATCCTCGTCATCTATTCCTTCAACGCCTCGCGGCTGGTGACGGTGTGGGGCGGCTGGTCGCTGCGCTGGTATCACGAGTTCTTCGCCGACCGCGCCATGATCGAGGCGTCCTGGATGAGCCTGCGGGTTGCGGTCGCCTCCGCGAGCATCGCCACGCTGATCGGCACGCTGGCTGCGGTGGCGCTGTCGCGCGGCGAGCATTTTCGCGGCCGCACGCTGTTCTCCGGCATGCTCTATGCGCCGCTGGTGATGCCGGAGGTGATCACGGGATTGTCGCTGCTGCTGCTGTTCGTGGCGCTGAACGTCGAGCGCGGATTCTGGACGGTGACGATCGCCCATACCACACTGACCATGTGCTTCGTCGCCGTCGTCGTGCAGTCGCGCCTCGGCTCGCTCGACCGTTCGCTCGAGGAGGCGGCGATGGACCTCGGCTGCGCGCCCGTCCGCGCCTTCCTGTCGGTGACGCTGCCGCTGATCGCGCCGGCGATCGTCGCCGGATGGATGCTCGCCTTCACGCTCTCGCTCGACGACCTCGTGATCGCGAGCTTCACCACCGGTCCCGGATCGGCAACCCTGCCGATCCGGATCTATTCCGAGGTGCGGCTCGGCGTGAAGCCGGAGATCAACGCGATCTGCACGCTGGTGATCGCCCTGATCGCGATCGTCATCGTCATCGCCTCGCTCGCTTCAAAATTGTCGAGCTCGCAGGGCGAGAGCGCGGCGCCTCTCTAG
- a CDS encoding glycerol-3-phosphate dehydrogenase → MADYDLAIIGGGLNGVSLARDAAGRGLRVILIEQGDLGGAASSATPRLIHGDLSVLERRGFWRVRRALAERWIWLRIAPHLVRPMSFVIPAHSDERPPWLLRAGLYVYDALTNRGGLPASTTLDITHHPVGNALKRPFGIAFEYADCVVDDSRLVVLTALDAAERGAAIRTGARYVRADRADTWRLAVVDRGHRRTITARALANTTGAWTSLVAETVLRQKQPAMAAVQMSQIVVPKLFESDNVYVFQNDDGRLIFASPFERDFTLVGTVTHDFTGDPAIVAMPGADVSYLCEAVSRYFRERLAPTDVVRTVTGVNLSPASARRRDGTTLFHARRRKAPLLTMFGGDITTSRFRAERAVARLTPFYPMSRPWTSGAALPGGDFAWDRFETEVDLARHRWRFLEEPQARRMVAAYGSRLAAVLGEAKARDELGPAFGPDLTGAEVRYLMAREWARFPEDVLWRRSKLGLTMPAADRDALAVFMATPPRTG, encoded by the coding sequence ATGGCGGATTACGACCTCGCGATCATTGGTGGCGGCCTGAACGGTGTCAGCCTCGCCCGCGATGCCGCCGGCCGCGGGCTGCGGGTGATCCTGATCGAGCAGGGTGATCTCGGCGGTGCGGCCTCGTCGGCGACCCCTCGGCTGATCCATGGCGATCTCTCGGTGCTGGAGCGGCGTGGCTTCTGGCGCGTCCGCCGGGCACTGGCCGAGCGCTGGATTTGGCTGCGGATCGCGCCGCATCTGGTGCGGCCGATGAGTTTTGTGATCCCTGCCCATTCCGACGAGCGTCCGCCCTGGCTGTTGCGGGCGGGCCTCTATGTTTATGACGCCCTGACGAATCGCGGCGGCCTTCCGGCATCGACGACCTTAGACATCACGCATCATCCGGTCGGCAACGCGCTGAAACGGCCGTTCGGCATCGCTTTCGAATACGCCGATTGCGTCGTCGACGATTCGCGCCTGGTGGTGCTCACGGCGCTGGATGCCGCCGAACGTGGCGCAGCGATCCGGACAGGGGCGCGCTACGTACGGGCCGACAGGGCCGATACCTGGCGGCTCGCTGTCGTCGATCGCGGTCATCGCCGCACGATTACGGCCCGCGCGCTGGCCAATACCACTGGGGCCTGGACGTCGCTGGTGGCGGAAACCGTGCTGAGGCAGAAGCAGCCGGCCATGGCAGCGGTGCAGATGAGCCAGATCGTCGTGCCAAAACTGTTCGAGTCCGACAATGTCTATGTATTCCAGAACGACGATGGCCGGCTGATTTTTGCCAGCCCGTTCGAGCGTGATTTCACACTGGTCGGCACCGTCACGCATGATTTCACCGGCGATCCCGCCATCGTCGCGATGCCGGGCGCCGATGTCAGCTATCTCTGCGAGGCCGTGAGCCGCTATTTCCGCGAGCGCCTTGCGCCGACCGACGTGGTGCGCACGGTCACCGGCGTCAACCTGTCGCCTGCGTCGGCGCGGCGACGCGACGGCACGACGTTGTTCCACGCGCGCCGGCGCAAGGCACCGCTGCTCACGATGTTCGGCGGCGACATCACGACTTCGCGCTTTCGCGCCGAGCGGGCGGTGGCGCGGCTGACGCCGTTCTATCCGATGTCGCGGCCGTGGACTTCGGGCGCAGCGTTGCCGGGCGGAGATTTCGCCTGGGATCGTTTCGAGACGGAAGTTGACCTCGCGCGCCACCGCTGGCGCTTCCTGGAGGAGCCGCAGGCCCGGCGCATGGTTGCGGCCTACGGATCGCGCCTGGCGGCCGTGCTGGGTGAGGCGAAGGCACGCGACGAACTCGGTCCAGCCTTTGGACCTGACCTGACCGGCGCAGAGGTGCGCTATCTCATGGCCCGCGAATGGGCGCGCTTCCCCGAGGACGTCCTGTGGCGCCGCTCGAAGCTCGGCCTGACCATGCCCGCGGCGGACCGCGACGCGCTGGCGGTGTTCATGGCGACCCCACCTCGAACCGGTTGA
- a CDS encoding ABC transporter ATP-binding protein yields MTDELPRTDAAGGDAHPAASEPLLRIEGVAKTFGTFRAVDGVSLEIKAGEFFALLGPSGCGKTTLLRMLAGFEAPDEGRILLGGQDIAQALPHERPINMMFQNYALFPHLSVRDNIAFGLKRAGMARADIATRIAEMVALVKLEGLEKRKPDQLSGGQRQRVALARALARRPQLLLLDEPLAALDKKLRESTQGELMELQRRLGMTFIIVTHDQEEAMTMADRIGVMKSGKLAQVATPRQLYEAPRSRWVAEFVGDINLFDAESRLRDGHRLVIGTRDAGALVVAEPREPLGEGKFSVAIRPEKVKLSRRGPVSEAGHETAINRLDGVIADICYLGGTTTYKVKLDTGGMLQASVANSARLDVDAYSLDQHVVAWFTPDDCVVLQS; encoded by the coding sequence ATGACTGACGAGTTGCCCAGGACAGACGCCGCTGGCGGAGATGCGCATCCGGCAGCGTCCGAGCCGCTACTGCGCATCGAGGGCGTGGCCAAGACGTTCGGGACGTTCCGCGCGGTCGACGGCGTGTCGCTCGAGATCAAGGCCGGCGAGTTCTTTGCGCTGCTCGGCCCCAGCGGCTGCGGCAAGACCACGCTGCTGCGCATGCTCGCGGGTTTCGAGGCCCCGGACGAAGGACGCATCCTGCTCGGCGGCCAGGACATCGCGCAGGCGCTACCGCATGAGCGTCCCATCAACATGATGTTCCAGAACTACGCGCTGTTCCCGCATCTGTCGGTGCGCGACAACATCGCCTTCGGCCTCAAGCGTGCCGGCATGGCGCGGGCCGACATCGCAACACGCATCGCGGAGATGGTCGCGCTGGTGAAGCTCGAGGGGCTGGAGAAGCGCAAGCCCGACCAGCTCTCCGGCGGCCAGCGCCAGCGCGTCGCGCTGGCCCGCGCACTGGCGCGGCGGCCGCAATTGTTGCTGCTCGACGAGCCGCTCGCAGCCCTCGACAAGAAGCTGCGCGAGAGCACCCAAGGCGAACTGATGGAGCTACAGCGCCGGCTCGGTATGACGTTCATCATCGTCACGCACGACCAGGAGGAGGCGATGACGATGGCTGACAGAATCGGCGTGATGAAATCGGGCAAGCTTGCTCAGGTCGCGACGCCGCGCCAGCTCTACGAGGCGCCGCGCTCGCGCTGGGTCGCGGAGTTCGTCGGCGACATCAATCTGTTCGATGCCGAGTCCAGATTGCGCGACGGTCATCGCCTGGTCATCGGCACCCGCGATGCCGGCGCGCTTGTCGTGGCCGAGCCGCGTGAGCCGCTCGGCGAAGGAAAGTTCTCGGTTGCGATCCGCCCCGAGAAGGTCAAGCTGTCGCGTCGTGGTCCCGTGAGCGAGGCCGGTCATGAAACCGCGATCAACCGGCTTGACGGCGTGATCGCCGATATCTGCTATCTCGGCGGCACCACCACCTACAAGGTGAAGCTTGATACGGGCGGAATGCTGCAGGCTTCGGTCGCCAATAGCGCGCGCCTCGACGTCGATGCCTATAGTCTCGATCAGCACGTCGTCGCCTGGTTCACGCCCGACGACTGCGTGGTGCTGCAATCATGA
- a CDS encoding GGDEF domain-containing protein has protein sequence MKKPKRATAAKAKKGRKTSRRRTKVVPKRAAAPRRASRTGAAKTIGKTKTIGKTASKDTSKATIRSLRAKLSQALRRVAELEAAADTDFLLDIPNRRGFERELQRAIAYMKRYRASGALIVLDVDRLKPINDSFGHAAGDEVLKTIATTLTRQIRASDVVGRLGGDEFALLLWNLSETDAKAKAAIFEQAIDDLSFTFRGQHVTAGASAGVAQLGPQSDAVRALEEADAAMYVRKAHRRHEPRIRLVSS, from the coding sequence ATGAAGAAACCAAAAAGGGCGACCGCTGCGAAGGCCAAAAAGGGCCGGAAGACCAGCCGGCGCCGAACGAAAGTCGTACCCAAGCGGGCCGCGGCGCCGCGCCGCGCCTCCCGTACCGGCGCTGCCAAGACAATTGGCAAGACCAAGACAATTGGCAAGACAGCGAGCAAGGACACCAGCAAGGCGACCATCCGCAGCCTGCGGGCCAAGCTGTCGCAAGCGCTGCGGCGCGTTGCCGAGCTCGAGGCGGCGGCCGATACCGATTTCCTGCTCGACATTCCCAACCGGCGCGGCTTCGAGCGCGAACTCCAGCGCGCCATCGCCTACATGAAGCGCTATCGCGCCAGCGGCGCGCTGATCGTGCTCGATGTCGACCGGTTGAAACCGATCAACGATTCCTTCGGCCATGCCGCCGGCGACGAGGTGCTGAAAACGATCGCAACGACGCTGACGCGGCAGATCCGCGCGTCTGACGTGGTCGGCCGTCTCGGTGGCGACGAGTTCGCCTTGTTGTTGTGGAATCTCAGCGAGACCGACGCCAAGGCGAAGGCTGCCATCTTCGAGCAGGCCATCGACGATCTGTCTTTCACCTTTCGCGGCCAACACGTGACCGCAGGTGCCTCGGCGGGCGTCGCGCAGCTCGGGCCGCAGTCCGATGCTGTCCGCGCGCTGGAGGAGGCTGATGCCGCCATGTATGTGCGCAAGGCGCACCGGCGGCACGAGCCGCGGATCAGGCTTGTTAGCAGCTGA
- a CDS encoding NAD(P)/FAD-dependent oxidoreductase, translating into MDRVDCVVIGAGVVGLAVARRLAQAGREVIVLEEAEAIGTVTSSRNSEVIHAGIYYRAGSWMARMCVSGKHALYRYCGERGIPHKNCGKLIVATNAKETEKLQSIKAHAEANGVLDMQLLSGDAARALEPALACDAALLSPSTGIIDSHAYMLSLQGEAEAAGAAFAFHTPLLRAKAEAGVIEIEAGGEAPMTLQCGLLVNAAGLSATSVARHIDGMPIDRIPPAYLAKGNYFSCNARAPFSRLIYPVPEPGGLGVHLTLDMAGQARFGPDVEWIETIDYEVDPSRAERFYPAIRKYWPTLPDGALMPSYSGIRPKIVPPAVATQDFLMQGPRDHGVAGLINLFGIESPGLTSSLAIADHVAELADI; encoded by the coding sequence ATGGATAGGGTGGACTGCGTCGTCATCGGAGCCGGCGTGGTCGGGCTCGCGGTGGCAAGGAGGCTCGCACAGGCCGGGCGCGAGGTGATCGTGCTGGAGGAAGCCGAGGCCATCGGCACCGTCACCTCCTCGCGCAACAGCGAGGTGATCCATGCCGGGATCTATTACCGCGCCGGAAGCTGGATGGCGCGCATGTGCGTCAGCGGCAAGCATGCGCTGTACCGCTATTGCGGCGAGCGCGGCATTCCGCACAAGAATTGCGGCAAGCTGATCGTCGCGACCAATGCGAAGGAAACCGAGAAGCTGCAATCGATCAAGGCGCATGCCGAAGCCAATGGCGTGCTCGACATGCAGTTGCTCTCGGGCGACGCCGCACGCGCGCTGGAGCCGGCGCTGGCCTGCGACGCCGCGCTGCTGTCGCCGTCGACAGGCATCATCGACAGTCACGCCTACATGCTCTCGCTGCAAGGCGAGGCCGAGGCGGCGGGCGCCGCCTTTGCGTTTCACACGCCGCTGCTCCGCGCCAAGGCGGAAGCGGGCGTGATCGAGATCGAAGCCGGCGGCGAAGCGCCGATGACGTTGCAATGCGGCCTGCTCGTCAATGCCGCGGGATTGTCGGCGACATCAGTGGCGCGCCACATCGACGGCATGCCGATCGACCGGATTCCGCCGGCCTATCTCGCCAAGGGCAATTATTTCAGCTGCAATGCGCGCGCGCCGTTTTCGCGCCTGATCTATCCGGTGCCCGAACCCGGGGGGCTCGGGGTGCACCTGACGCTGGACATGGCAGGACAGGCGCGCTTCGGCCCCGATGTCGAATGGATCGAGACGATCGACTATGAGGTCGATCCGTCGCGCGCCGAGCGGTTCTATCCTGCGATCCGCAAATACTGGCCGACGCTGCCCGATGGCGCGCTGATGCCGAGTTATTCCGGCATCCGCCCGAAGATCGTGCCGCCGGCGGTGGCAACGCAGGATTTTCTGATGCAGGGGCCGCGCGATCACGGCGTCGCAGGACTGATCAATCTGTTCGGCATCGAATCGCCGGGACTGACATCGTCGCTCGCGATCGCGGACCACGTCGCGGAGCTGGCAGACATCTAG
- a CDS encoding DUF6622 family protein translates to MMFVYQILVHTPPWVWILLAYLVWQGIQSMQPRKAPIWRALIVPVVFIAWGVSRIGFGHQDSQWPLVAWIGAALALLPLGVLTPRPFDVDHKTGEIIRPGSAFALIRNLVVFTLQYTVSVISAIDAGDRALAIIVGRAISGATAGYFFGSMVALLLAYRRKRAEDA, encoded by the coding sequence ATGATGTTCGTCTATCAGATCCTGGTCCATACCCCACCCTGGGTCTGGATCCTGCTGGCCTATCTGGTCTGGCAGGGCATCCAGTCGATGCAGCCGCGCAAGGCGCCAATCTGGCGTGCATTGATCGTTCCGGTCGTTTTCATCGCCTGGGGCGTTTCGCGGATTGGTTTCGGACATCAGGACAGCCAATGGCCGCTGGTCGCGTGGATCGGCGCGGCGCTCGCGCTGCTGCCGCTCGGTGTGCTGACACCGCGTCCGTTCGATGTCGATCACAAGACGGGAGAGATCATCCGTCCAGGCAGCGCATTCGCGCTCATCCGCAATCTCGTCGTCTTTACCTTGCAGTACACGGTGAGCGTGATCTCCGCGATCGACGCAGGCGACCGAGCGCTCGCAATCATCGTCGGCCGCGCCATATCGGGCGCGACCGCCGGTTATTTCTTCGGTTCGATGGTCGCGCTGCTGCTGGCCTATCGCAGGAAGCGCGCCGAGGATGCTTAA
- a CDS encoding ABC transporter permease, with protein MSARRIFARPARFAAIAPYVWMLLFFLVPFGFVLKISLSQTAIAQPPYEPVFDLTAGWTAIRAAFAALSIDNFRLIASDDLYVFAYLRSLTVAVTATVLLLVIGYPIAYGMARLPKRWQSVAMVLVIVPFWTSFLIRIYAWINILQHDGLLNRILLALHLVSQPVVWLSTDTAMYIGIVYSYLPFMILPLYATLAKMEPALEEAASDLGAPPWQVFWLVTFPLSLPGVGAGVLLCLIPIVGEFVIPDLLAGSNSLMIGQTLWLEFFTNKDWPVASSAAIVLLVVLLLPLLLYERLQRRQLEER; from the coding sequence ATGAGTGCGCGCCGGATCTTCGCGCGACCGGCACGTTTCGCCGCGATCGCGCCCTATGTCTGGATGCTGCTGTTCTTCCTGGTGCCGTTCGGATTCGTGCTGAAGATCAGCCTGTCGCAGACCGCGATCGCGCAGCCGCCTTACGAGCCGGTGTTCGACCTGACGGCGGGTTGGACGGCGATCCGGGCGGCCTTTGCCGCGCTCTCGATCGACAATTTCAGGCTGATCGCCTCCGACGATCTGTATGTGTTCGCCTATTTGCGCAGCCTGACTGTTGCTGTGACAGCAACCGTGTTGCTGCTCGTGATCGGCTATCCCATTGCCTACGGCATGGCGCGACTGCCAAAACGCTGGCAGTCAGTGGCGATGGTGCTGGTGATCGTGCCGTTCTGGACCTCGTTCCTGATCCGCATTTACGCCTGGATCAACATTCTCCAGCACGACGGCCTGCTCAATCGGATCCTGCTGGCGTTGCATCTGGTCAGCCAGCCGGTGGTGTGGCTCTCCACCGACACCGCGATGTATATCGGCATCGTCTATTCCTATTTGCCGTTCATGATCCTGCCGCTCTACGCCACGCTGGCCAAGATGGAGCCGGCGCTGGAGGAAGCGGCCTCCGATCTCGGCGCGCCGCCCTGGCAGGTGTTCTGGCTCGTCACTTTCCCGCTGTCGCTGCCGGGCGTCGGCGCCGGCGTGCTGCTGTGCTTGATTCCCATCGTCGGCGAGTTCGTGATCCCGGATCTGCTCGCCGGCTCCAACTCGCTGATGATCGGCCAGACGCTATGGCTCGAATTCTTCACCAACAAGGACTGGCCGGTCGCATCAAGCGCGGCGATCGTGCTGCTCGTGGTGCTGCTGCTGCCGCTTCTGCTCTATGAGCGGTTGCAACGGCGGCAGCTGGAGGAGCGGTGA
- a CDS encoding carbohydrate ABC transporter permease: MKLPGVREFSWSDVATEARLLLIGIPVFLWTMIPIYHMFLFAISPKEDAFSGKLWPDHPTLHNFEIVFRQQHYFLRDFYIQLWNSTFIAAAVGALTLFVATAAAFSISRLKVPGGRVVLNLALFTYFIPAAFLAVPMYRTMGNYGLLNNRWALILAMVTIASPYAIWVLKQASDKLPVELDEAAVMDGATTLQIFRLVYLPLMMPSLVAIGTYAVLLAWNEYLYAFLLLSNDQDITLPVALGNFLAADDSPWELLMTTGFIYALPPAAVYYVFRRYMVGGLTAGAVKS; this comes from the coding sequence ATGAAGCTTCCCGGCGTAAGAGAGTTTTCCTGGAGCGACGTCGCGACCGAGGCGCGGTTGCTGCTGATCGGCATTCCCGTCTTCCTGTGGACGATGATTCCGATCTATCACATGTTCCTGTTCGCGATCTCTCCGAAGGAGGACGCGTTCTCGGGCAAGCTGTGGCCGGACCATCCGACGCTGCACAATTTCGAAATCGTGTTCAGGCAGCAGCACTATTTCCTGCGCGACTTTTACATCCAGCTTTGGAATTCGACCTTCATCGCAGCCGCCGTCGGTGCGCTGACATTGTTCGTCGCCACGGCTGCGGCGTTCTCGATCTCGCGGCTGAAGGTGCCGGGCGGACGCGTGGTGTTGAATCTCGCGCTCTTCACCTACTTCATTCCGGCGGCGTTCCTCGCCGTGCCGATGTACCGCACCATGGGCAATTACGGCCTGCTCAACAATCGCTGGGCACTGATCCTGGCGATGGTGACGATCGCCTCGCCTTACGCGATCTGGGTGCTCAAGCAGGCCTCCGACAAGCTGCCGGTCGAGCTGGATGAAGCCGCGGTGATGGACGGCGCCACGACGCTGCAGATCTTCCGCCTGGTCTATCTTCCGCTGATGATGCCCTCGCTGGTCGCGATCGGCACCTATGCGGTGCTGCTGGCCTGGAACGAGTATCTCTATGCGTTCCTGCTGCTGTCGAACGACCAGGACATCACGCTTCCCGTCGCGCTCGGCAATTTCCTCGCCGCCGACGACTCGCCCTGGGAGCTGTTGATGACCACCGGCTTCATCTACGCGCTGCCGCCGGCCGCGGTCTACTACGTCTTCCGTCGTTACATGGTGGGCGGACTGACGGCAGGTGCCGTGAAGTCTTAA
- a CDS encoding YdcH family protein → MTHEDERELEAELTRLQQEHRDLDAAIDALHQSPAPDLLRLQRLKKRKLLLRDRIAFIEDQITPDIIA, encoded by the coding sequence ATGACCCATGAAGACGAGCGTGAACTCGAAGCCGAGCTCACCCGGTTGCAGCAGGAACACCGAGATCTCGATGCGGCGATCGATGCACTGCATCAATCGCCTGCCCCCGACCTATTGCGGTTACAGCGGTTGAAGAAACGCAAGCTGTTGTTGCGCGACCGTATCGCGTTCATCGAAGACCAGATTACCCCCGACATCATCGCCTGA